One genomic region from Rosa rugosa chromosome 1, drRosRugo1.1, whole genome shotgun sequence encodes:
- the LOC133745270 gene encoding uncharacterized protein LOC133745270, with protein sequence MSWFLTIFFLISFTFSTPSEANHEKKLQPAVVIGKVYCETCFQDGFSKSSHFISGASVGVECKDQTSSKPSFQAQVKTDNQGVFKVQLPFSVSKHVKKIEGCSVKLIRSSEPYCAVASAAASSSLHLKSRKQGTHIFSAGFFTFKPLNQPNLCNQKPSLIQNNKKEVITNSKKLSFSPTEDLTFPSPVQEPSFPGVPSLPRLPYLPPLPQLPPLPGLPGLPGLPGLPGMGIPTLPLIPGKVTESHSNTKTTTTSSKTERHLTEEEKLTRPDFFFPPNPLNPPSILPPNPLLPSPPPLIPNPFQPPPAPLIPNLPPLPSLPPLPSLTPPSPPPPSFPTIPPLPPFPFPPVPLIPGIPPASSSP encoded by the exons ATGTCTTGGTTTCTAACAATATTCTTCCTCATTAGTTTCACATTTAGTACTCCTTCAGAGGCTAACCATGAGAAGAAGCTTCAACCTGCTGTGGTTATAGGCAAAGTTTACTGTGAGACATGTTTCCAAGATGGGTTCTCAAAATCCAGCCACTTCATTTCAG GGGCTTCTGTTGGTGTGGAGTGCAAAGATCAGACTTCATCAAAACCCAGCTTTCAAGCCCAAGTGAAGACAGATAACCAAGGAGTGTTCAAAGTCCAATTGCCTTTCTCAGTGAGCAAACATGTGAAGAAAATTGAAGGGTGTTCTGTGAAGCTGATTCGCAGCAGCGAACCGTATTGTGCTGTGGCCTCAGCAGCAGCTTCATCTTCACTTCACCTCAAATCAAGGAAGCAAGGAACTCACATTTTCTCAGCTGGGTTTTTCACCTTCAAGCCCCTAAACCAACCCAACCTATGTAACCAAAAACCAAGCCTCATCCAAAACAACAAGAAGGAAGTTATCACTAATTCCAAGAAACTCTCATTTTCTCCAACTGAGGATTTGACATTTCCCTCACCAGTTCAAGAACCCAGCTTTCCTGGTGTTCCTTCTCTCCCTAGACTTCCTTATCTTCCACCACTACCACAACTCCCTCCTCTCCCAGGCCTTCCAGGACTCCCAGGTCTTCCAGGACTTCCAGGAATGGGAATTCCAACTTTACCCCTCATCCCAGGAAAAGTAACGGAGTCCCATTCCAATACCAAAACTACAACTACCTCTTCAAAGACAGAGAGGCACCTAactgaagaagaaaaactaaccCGCCCAGATTTTTTCTTCCCACCGAACCCTCTCAATCCACCATCAATTTTGCCTCCAAACCCTCTTCTGCCAAGCCCACCTCCACTTATCCCAAACCCATTTCAGCCTCCACCAGCACCATTGATTCCAAATTTGCCACCATTGCCTAGCTTGCCACCACTACCAAGTTTAACTccaccatctccaccaccaccatcattcCCAACAATCCCTCCATTGCCTCCATTCCCATTCCCACCTGTACCTCTCATCCCTGGAATCCCCCCTGCTTCTTCCTCGCCTTGA
- the LOC133726248 gene encoding uncharacterized protein LOC133726248 isoform X2, whose amino-acid sequence MSWFLTIFLLISLAFITPSEANHEEKVQSAVVIGKVYCDTCFQDGFAKTSHFISGASVGVECKDESSSKPSFQAQVKTDNQGVFKVHLPFSVSKHVKEIEGCSVKLISSSEPHCAVASTAASSSLPLKSRKQGTHIFSAGFFAFKPLKQGNLCNQKSSSNKLPFSSPIQQQDILGIGLPGLPGLPGLPGLPGLPGLPGLPGLPGIGAQPEQIPESKYETKTATSKVERHLIGLGLPGLPGLPGLPGLPGIGAQPEQIPESKSETKTATSKGERHLLVLGLPGLPGLPGLPGLPGLPGLPGIGAQPEQIPESKSETKTATSKGERHLLVLGLPGLPGLPGLPGLPGLPGLPGIGARTEKITEKNDDGAQAVPLASSSP is encoded by the exons ATGTCTTGGTTTCTAACCATATTCCTTCTCATTAGTCTAGCATTTATCACTCCTTCAGAGGCTAACCATGAGGAGAAGGTTCAATCTGCCGTTGTTATAGGCAAAGTATACTGTGATACATGCTTCCAAGACGGGTTCGCGAAAACTAGCCACTTCATTTCTG GGGCCTCTGTTGGTGTGGAGTGCAAAGATGAGAGTTCATCGAAACCAAGTTTTCAAGCACAAGTGAAAACAGATAACCAAGGAGTGTTCAAAGTCCACTTGCCTTTCTCAGTAAGCAAACATGTGAAGGAAATTGAAGGGTGTTCTGTGAAGCTAATCAGCAGCAGTGAACCCCACTGTGCTGTGGCCTCAACAGCAGCTTCATCTTCGCTTCCCCTCAAGTCCAGGAAGCAAGGAACACACATTTTCTCAGCTGGGTTTTTCGCCTTCAAGCCCCTAAAGCAAGGCAACCTATGTAACCAAAAATCAAGCTCCAACAAGCTGCCATTTTCCTCACCAATTCAACAACAAGACATATTGGGAATTGGACTTCCAGGTCTTCCAGGACTACCAGGTTTGCCGGGCCTTCCAGGTCTACCTGGACTTCCGGGTCTTCCAGGACTTCCAGGAATTGGAGCTCAGCCAGAGCAAATACCAGAGTCCAAATATGAAACCAAAACTGCTACTTCTAAGGTAGAGAGGCACCTAATTGGCCTGGGTCTTCCGGGACTGCCTGGACTTCCAGGTCTTCCTGGACTTCCAGGAATCGGAGCTCAGCCAGAGCAAATACCAGAGTCCAAATCTGAAACCAAAACTGCTACTTCTAAGGGAGAGAGGCACCTACTTGTCCTGGGTCTTCCGGGTCTTCCAGGACTCCCAGGACTCCCAGGACTCCCAG GACTTCCAGGACTCCCAGGAATCGGAGCTCAGCCAGAGCAAATACCAGAGTCTAAATCTGAAACCAAAACTGCTACTTCTAAGGGAGAGAGGCACCTACTTGTCCTGGGTCTTCCGGGTCTTCCAGGACTCCCAGGACTTCCAGGACTCCCAGGTCTTCCAGGACTTCCAGGAATCGGAGCCCGCACAGAAAAAATTACAGAGAAAAATGATGATGGAGCCCAGGCCGTCCcacttgcttcttcttctccttga
- the LOC133726248 gene encoding uncharacterized protein LOC133726248 isoform X1 — protein sequence MSWFLTIFLLISLAFITPSEANHEEKVQSAVVIGKVYCDTCFQDGFAKTSHFISGASVGVECKDESSSKPSFQAQVKTDNQGVFKVHLPFSVSKHVKEIEGCSVKLISSSEPHCAVASTAASSSLPLKSRKQGTHIFSAGFFAFKPLKQGNLCNQKSSSNKLPFSSPIQQQDILGIGLPGLPGLPGLPGLPGLPGLPGLPGLPGIGAQPEQIPESKYETKTATSKVERHLIGLGLPGLPGLPGLPGLPGIGAQPEQIPESKSETKTATSKGERHLLVLGLPGLPGLPGLPGLPGLPGIGAQPEQIPESKSETKTATSKGERHLLVLGLPGLPGLPGLPGLPGIGAQPEQIPESKSETKTATSKGERHLLVLGLPGLPGLPGLPGLPGLPGLPGIGARTEKITEKNDDGAQAVPLASSSP from the exons ATGTCTTGGTTTCTAACCATATTCCTTCTCATTAGTCTAGCATTTATCACTCCTTCAGAGGCTAACCATGAGGAGAAGGTTCAATCTGCCGTTGTTATAGGCAAAGTATACTGTGATACATGCTTCCAAGACGGGTTCGCGAAAACTAGCCACTTCATTTCTG GGGCCTCTGTTGGTGTGGAGTGCAAAGATGAGAGTTCATCGAAACCAAGTTTTCAAGCACAAGTGAAAACAGATAACCAAGGAGTGTTCAAAGTCCACTTGCCTTTCTCAGTAAGCAAACATGTGAAGGAAATTGAAGGGTGTTCTGTGAAGCTAATCAGCAGCAGTGAACCCCACTGTGCTGTGGCCTCAACAGCAGCTTCATCTTCGCTTCCCCTCAAGTCCAGGAAGCAAGGAACACACATTTTCTCAGCTGGGTTTTTCGCCTTCAAGCCCCTAAAGCAAGGCAACCTATGTAACCAAAAATCAAGCTCCAACAAGCTGCCATTTTCCTCACCAATTCAACAACAAGACATATTGGGAATTGGACTTCCAGGTCTTCCAGGACTACCAGGTTTGCCGGGCCTTCCAGGTCTACCTGGACTTCCGGGTCTTCCAGGACTTCCAGGAATTGGAGCTCAGCCAGAGCAAATACCAGAGTCCAAATATGAAACCAAAACTGCTACTTCTAAGGTAGAGAGGCACCTAATTGGCCTGGGTCTTCCGGGACTGCCTGGACTTCCAGGTCTTCCTGGACTTCCAGGAATCGGAGCTCAGCCAGAGCAAATACCAGAGTCCAAATCTGAAACCAAAACTGCTACTTCTAAGGGAGAGAGGCACCTACTTGTCCTGGGTCTTCCGGGTCTTCCAGGACTCCCAGGACTCCCAGGACTCCCAGGTCTTCCAGGAATCGGTGCTCAGCCAGAGCAAATACCAGAGTCTAAATCTGAAACCAAAACTGCTACTTCTAAGGGAGAGAGGCACCTACTTGTCCTGGGTCTTCCGGGTCTTCCAGGACTCCCAGGACTTCCAGGACTCCCAGGAATCGGAGCTCAGCCAGAGCAAATACCAGAGTCTAAATCTGAAACCAAAACTGCTACTTCTAAGGGAGAGAGGCACCTACTTGTCCTGGGTCTTCCGGGTCTTCCAGGACTCCCAGGACTTCCAGGACTCCCAGGTCTTCCAGGACTTCCAGGAATCGGAGCCCGCACAGAAAAAATTACAGAGAAAAATGATGATGGAGCCCAGGCCGTCCcacttgcttcttcttctccttga
- the LOC133726249 gene encoding AUGMIN subunit 5 isoform X1, with protein sequence MQGSSSSSAAQPEAILEWLQKEMGYRPLGPYGGAASSKSQLPSIDAVRKICRGNMIPIWNFLITRVKSESTVKNIRRNITVHGDSGGALVKLGKEEGRSKGGRRKEKAGESSSAAEVREAALQERVAAEKEVEKLRNIVKRQRKDLKARMLEVSRAEAERKRMLDERSKKRHKQVMLDAYYLQCEEAEKIFAEYHKRLCYYVNQARDSQRLSVDSSLELVNSFSSNSEKEAVYSTLRGSKAADDVLLIETTRERNIRKACESLAAHMIEKIRNSFPAYEGSGIHLSPQLEAAKLGFEFDGELPEEVRGAILNGLKSPPQLLQAITSYTSRLKSLISREIEKIDVRADAETLRYKYENNRVIDVSSPDVSSPLHYQLYGNGKIGVDAPSRGTQLLERQNSRAKPQCHRRSYCLNKAHVQQFLATEDALNKAAEARSLCQNLIKRLHGNSDGVSSGISQNVGSLRQLELEVWAKEREVAGLRASLNTLMSEIQRLNKLCAERKEAEDSLKKKWKKIEEFDSRRSELETIYTALLKVNMDAAAFWNQQPLAAREYASSTIIPACTIVMDLSNNAKDLIEKEVSAFDQSPDNSLYMLPATPQALLESMGANGSTGPEAVAAAEKNAAILTAKAGARDPSAIPSICRVSAALQYPGGLEGSDAALASVLESLEFCLKLRGSEASVLEDLAKAINLVHTRQDLVESGHVLLNHAYRAQQEYDRKTSFCLNLAAEQERTVTEKWLPELKTAILNAQKCLEDCNYVRGLLDEWWEQPAATVVDWVLVDGLNVAAWHNHVKQLLAFYDQEHM encoded by the exons ATGCAGGGCTCGTCGTCGAGCTCTGCGGCTCAGCCGGAGGCCATACTGGAGTGGCTTCAGAAGGAAATGGGGTACCGACCCTTGGGCCCTTACGGTGGCGCCGCCTCCAGCAAATCCCAATTGCCGTCAATCGACGCCGTGAGGAAGATTTGCAGGGGGAACATGATACCCATTTGGAACTTCTTGATCACGCGCGTGAAGTCGGAGAGTACTGTGAAGAATATTCGGAGGAATATTACGGTGCACGGCGACAGCGGCGGCGCGTTGGTGAAGTTGGGGAAGGAGGAGGGGAGGAGTAAAGGGGGGAGGAGGAAGGAGAAGGCTGGGGAGAGTTCGAGTGCGGCGGAGGTCAGGGAGGCGGCGCTGCAGGAGAGGGTGGCGGCGGAGAAGGAGGTGGAGAAGTTGAGGAATATTGTCAAGAGGCAGAGGAAGGATTTGAAGGCTAGAATGCTGGAGGTTTCGAGGGCCGAGGCCGAGAGGAAGAGGATGCTTGATGAAAGATCAAAGAAAAG GCATAAGCAGGTGATGTTGGACGCGTACTATCTACAGTGTGAGGAAGCGGAAAAAATATTTGCAGAGTATCATAAACGTCTCTGTTATTATGTTAATCAAGCCAGGGATTCTCAAAGGTTAAGTGTGGACTCGTCTCTTGAATTGGTTAATAGCTTTAGTTCCAACAGTGAAAAGGAGGCTGTTTATTCAACACTTAGGGGCAGTAAAGCTGCAGATGATGTGCTTCTTATTGAAACCACTCGGGAAAGAAACATACGGAAGGCCTGTGAATCTCTTGCAGCACATATGATTGAAAAGATTCGCAATTCCTTTCCTGCGTATGAAGGAAGTGGTATTCATTTAAGTCCTCAGTTAGAAGCAGCCAAGTTAGGATTTGAATTTGATGGGGAATTACCTGAGGAGGTCAGAGGTGCAATTCTGAATGGCCTGAAGAGTCCTCCTCAGTTGCTTCAGGCAATTACATCATACACATCACGATTGAAATCTCTAATTTccagagaaatagagaaaatagaTGTAAGAGCTGATGCAGAAACTTTAAG GTACAAGTATGAAAACAACCGAGTTATAGATGTTTCTTCTCCTGATGTGAGTTCACCTTTACACTATCAACTTTATGGTAATGGAAAGATAGGAGTTGATGCACCATCAAGAGGAACTCAGCTTCTTGAAAGACAG AATAGTCGGGCTAAACCCCAATGCCATAGAAGATCATACTGTTTAAAT AAAGCCCATGTTCAGCAATTTTTGGCTACTGAAGATGCACTGAACAAAGCTGCAGAAGCTAGGAGTCTGTGTCAAAATCTTATAAAGCGTTTGCATGGAAATAGTGATGGAGTTTCTTCAGGCATATCACAGAATGTAGGCAGTCTTAGGCAACTTGAG TTGGAGGTTTGGGCCAAGGAAAGAGAAGTTGCCGGCTTGAGGGCTAGCTTGAATACGCTAATGTCTGAAATACAGCGCCTGAATAAATTATgtgcagaaagaaaagaagctgAAGATTCATTGAAAAAGAAGTGGAAAAAGATTGAAGAATTTGATTCCCGCAGATCTGAACTGGAAACCATATATACTGCTCTACTAAAAGTTAACATG GATGCTGCCGCCTTCTGGAATCAGCAGCCATTAGCTGCAAGGGAGTATGCATCAAGCACTATTATTCCAGCATGCACAATAGTTATGGATCTTTCAAATAATGCAAAAGATCTTATTGAAAAAGAAGTATCTGCTTTTGATCAAAGTCCTGATAATAGTCTCTACATGCTTCCAGCAACTCCACAG GCACTATTGGAGTCAATGGGTGCAAACGGCTCGACTGGACCTGAAGCTGTTGCTGCTGCAGAAAAGAATGCAGCTATATTAACTGCAAAAGCAGGTGCTAGGGATCCATCAGCAATACCATCCATATGTCGTGTATCAGCCGCCCTTCAGTATCCTGGTG GTCTGGAGGGTTCAGATGCTGCTTTAGCATCAGTGTTAGAGTCGCTGGAGTTCTGTTTGAAACTTCGTGGTTCTGAGGCTAGCGTGTTGGAGGACTTAGCAAAGGCAATCAATTTGGTCCATACACGACAGGACCTTGTTGAAAGTGGTCATGTGCTGTTGAACCATGCCTATAGAGCTCAACAAGAATATGATAG GAAAACgagtttttgtttaaatttgGCTGCTGAGCAAGAGAGAACTGTCACAGAGAAATGGTTGCCAGAACTTAAGACTGCAATTTTGAATGCTCAGAAGTGCTTGGAAGACTGCAATTATGTTAGAGGATTG CTTGATGAATGGTGGGAGCAACCAGCGGCAACTGTTGTTGACTGGGTCCTAGTTGATGGATTAAATGTCGCTGCTTGGCACAATCATGTGAAGCAGCTTCTTGCATTTTATGATCAGGAGCACATGTGA
- the LOC133726249 gene encoding AUGMIN subunit 5 isoform X2, which translates to MQGSSSSSAAQPEAILEWLQKEMGYRPLGPYGGAASSKSQLPSIDAVRKICRGNMIPIWNFLITRVKSESTVKNIRRNITVHGDSGGALVKLGKEEGRSKGGRRKEKAGESSSAAEVREAALQERVAAEKEVEKLRNIVKRQRKDLKARMLEVSRAEAERKRMLDERSKKRHKQVMLDAYYLQCEEAEKIFAEYHKRLCYYVNQARDSQRLSVDSSLELVNSFSSNSEKEAVYSTLRGSKAADDVLLIETTRERNIRKACESLAAHMIEKIRNSFPAYEGSGIHLSPQLEAAKLGFEFDGELPEEVRGAILNGLKSPPQLLQAITSYTSRLKSLISREIEKIDVRADAETLRYKYENNRVIDVSSPDVSSPLHYQLYGNGKIGVDAPSRGTQLLERQKAHVQQFLATEDALNKAAEARSLCQNLIKRLHGNSDGVSSGISQNVGSLRQLELEVWAKEREVAGLRASLNTLMSEIQRLNKLCAERKEAEDSLKKKWKKIEEFDSRRSELETIYTALLKVNMDAAAFWNQQPLAAREYASSTIIPACTIVMDLSNNAKDLIEKEVSAFDQSPDNSLYMLPATPQALLESMGANGSTGPEAVAAAEKNAAILTAKAGARDPSAIPSICRVSAALQYPGGLEGSDAALASVLESLEFCLKLRGSEASVLEDLAKAINLVHTRQDLVESGHVLLNHAYRAQQEYDRKTSFCLNLAAEQERTVTEKWLPELKTAILNAQKCLEDCNYVRGLLDEWWEQPAATVVDWVLVDGLNVAAWHNHVKQLLAFYDQEHM; encoded by the exons ATGCAGGGCTCGTCGTCGAGCTCTGCGGCTCAGCCGGAGGCCATACTGGAGTGGCTTCAGAAGGAAATGGGGTACCGACCCTTGGGCCCTTACGGTGGCGCCGCCTCCAGCAAATCCCAATTGCCGTCAATCGACGCCGTGAGGAAGATTTGCAGGGGGAACATGATACCCATTTGGAACTTCTTGATCACGCGCGTGAAGTCGGAGAGTACTGTGAAGAATATTCGGAGGAATATTACGGTGCACGGCGACAGCGGCGGCGCGTTGGTGAAGTTGGGGAAGGAGGAGGGGAGGAGTAAAGGGGGGAGGAGGAAGGAGAAGGCTGGGGAGAGTTCGAGTGCGGCGGAGGTCAGGGAGGCGGCGCTGCAGGAGAGGGTGGCGGCGGAGAAGGAGGTGGAGAAGTTGAGGAATATTGTCAAGAGGCAGAGGAAGGATTTGAAGGCTAGAATGCTGGAGGTTTCGAGGGCCGAGGCCGAGAGGAAGAGGATGCTTGATGAAAGATCAAAGAAAAG GCATAAGCAGGTGATGTTGGACGCGTACTATCTACAGTGTGAGGAAGCGGAAAAAATATTTGCAGAGTATCATAAACGTCTCTGTTATTATGTTAATCAAGCCAGGGATTCTCAAAGGTTAAGTGTGGACTCGTCTCTTGAATTGGTTAATAGCTTTAGTTCCAACAGTGAAAAGGAGGCTGTTTATTCAACACTTAGGGGCAGTAAAGCTGCAGATGATGTGCTTCTTATTGAAACCACTCGGGAAAGAAACATACGGAAGGCCTGTGAATCTCTTGCAGCACATATGATTGAAAAGATTCGCAATTCCTTTCCTGCGTATGAAGGAAGTGGTATTCATTTAAGTCCTCAGTTAGAAGCAGCCAAGTTAGGATTTGAATTTGATGGGGAATTACCTGAGGAGGTCAGAGGTGCAATTCTGAATGGCCTGAAGAGTCCTCCTCAGTTGCTTCAGGCAATTACATCATACACATCACGATTGAAATCTCTAATTTccagagaaatagagaaaatagaTGTAAGAGCTGATGCAGAAACTTTAAG GTACAAGTATGAAAACAACCGAGTTATAGATGTTTCTTCTCCTGATGTGAGTTCACCTTTACACTATCAACTTTATGGTAATGGAAAGATAGGAGTTGATGCACCATCAAGAGGAACTCAGCTTCTTGAAAGACAG AAAGCCCATGTTCAGCAATTTTTGGCTACTGAAGATGCACTGAACAAAGCTGCAGAAGCTAGGAGTCTGTGTCAAAATCTTATAAAGCGTTTGCATGGAAATAGTGATGGAGTTTCTTCAGGCATATCACAGAATGTAGGCAGTCTTAGGCAACTTGAG TTGGAGGTTTGGGCCAAGGAAAGAGAAGTTGCCGGCTTGAGGGCTAGCTTGAATACGCTAATGTCTGAAATACAGCGCCTGAATAAATTATgtgcagaaagaaaagaagctgAAGATTCATTGAAAAAGAAGTGGAAAAAGATTGAAGAATTTGATTCCCGCAGATCTGAACTGGAAACCATATATACTGCTCTACTAAAAGTTAACATG GATGCTGCCGCCTTCTGGAATCAGCAGCCATTAGCTGCAAGGGAGTATGCATCAAGCACTATTATTCCAGCATGCACAATAGTTATGGATCTTTCAAATAATGCAAAAGATCTTATTGAAAAAGAAGTATCTGCTTTTGATCAAAGTCCTGATAATAGTCTCTACATGCTTCCAGCAACTCCACAG GCACTATTGGAGTCAATGGGTGCAAACGGCTCGACTGGACCTGAAGCTGTTGCTGCTGCAGAAAAGAATGCAGCTATATTAACTGCAAAAGCAGGTGCTAGGGATCCATCAGCAATACCATCCATATGTCGTGTATCAGCCGCCCTTCAGTATCCTGGTG GTCTGGAGGGTTCAGATGCTGCTTTAGCATCAGTGTTAGAGTCGCTGGAGTTCTGTTTGAAACTTCGTGGTTCTGAGGCTAGCGTGTTGGAGGACTTAGCAAAGGCAATCAATTTGGTCCATACACGACAGGACCTTGTTGAAAGTGGTCATGTGCTGTTGAACCATGCCTATAGAGCTCAACAAGAATATGATAG GAAAACgagtttttgtttaaatttgGCTGCTGAGCAAGAGAGAACTGTCACAGAGAAATGGTTGCCAGAACTTAAGACTGCAATTTTGAATGCTCAGAAGTGCTTGGAAGACTGCAATTATGTTAGAGGATTG CTTGATGAATGGTGGGAGCAACCAGCGGCAACTGTTGTTGACTGGGTCCTAGTTGATGGATTAAATGTCGCTGCTTGGCACAATCATGTGAAGCAGCTTCTTGCATTTTATGATCAGGAGCACATGTGA